In a single window of the Acyrthosiphon pisum isolate AL4f chromosome X, pea_aphid_22Mar2018_4r6ur, whole genome shotgun sequence genome:
- the LOC100162653 gene encoding transcription factor 12 isoform X5, with protein MHHYRTREDETPCGGDPYFYLRLSAGAAPYSPIKLEVDVKPEPHMTPVDCLQHGSPPADSGSAVMDTVGGCGNAAVVADIGGCGGVIVGGGAGVRCKDEGGATGIGLLALTQLDGYGGYNNKSYCHADGGAVDLQLQHDRVGDDDVDKEHSKYSYGRLIYSSPDDDSVIKHQYGGDEFTPDPARFAAQKPGSSVYNADSYYLDGTGNNSDVWTTSATAQLQSPTTYTTYTNPPNSLLTTSPNMTPNNFPPTNTMLTPENLIYPTDQSVSSYSSNPSTPVSSPPPLAPLAPANSAGSWTPGVVPPHPGSPHFPTDHRTIHLGSRMEERLDDAINVLRNHAESQALSLAGVQHSASGIVPLYHQHLGSPHSATATVGGVPNTYQTLSTCQDSDGPIKIERLSNIKKRKEPPDSSDTKPTSSDHLLVNNIVNANSPPNNSPINKNSKRPRRYCSSADEDNEDPSTKAHREKERRQANNVRERIRIRDINEALKELGRMCMTHLKTDKPQTKLGILNMAVEVIMSLEQQVRERNLNPKAACLKRREEEKAEDNVGPKLGHHLSVAQHMVVQAPHFPPMTLPNNQAGLPHNGPQ; from the exons ATGCACCACTACCGTACCAGAGAAGACGAGACGCCCTGCGGGGGCGACCCGTATTTCTATCTCAGGCTCTCAGCCGGCGCGGCCCCTTACAGCCCCATCAAGCTCGAAGTGGACGTGAAACCCGAACCCCATATGACGCCCGTCGACTGCTTGCAACACGGTTCCCCGCCAGCCGACTCAGGTTCCGCGGTCATGGATACTGTCGGCGGTTGCGGTAATGCCGCCGTCGTGGCGGACATCGGTGGTTGTGGCGGCGTTATCGTGGGCGGCGGTGCCGGTGTCCGTTGCAAAGACGAAGGGGGCGCAACCGGAATCGGTCTGCTGGCCCTCACGCAGCTCGACGGTTACGGCGGCTACAACAATAAGTCGTACTGTCACGCCGACGGCGGCGCGGTCGACTTGCAGCTGCAGCATGACCGCGTTGGCGACGACGACGTCGACAAAGAGCACTCCAAATATTCGTACGGTCGACTGATATACTCATCGCCCGATGATGATAGTGTTATAAAACATCAG tatGGTGGTGATGAATTTACACCAGACCCAGCTAGATTTGCTGCTCAAAAACCTGGTTCATCTGTGTACAATGCTGATTCTTATTACTTGG ACGGCACTGGAAATAATAGTGATGTTTGGACAACTAGTGCTACTGCTCAACTTCAGTCTCCTACAACGTATACAACATATACCAACCCACCCAATTCGTTGCTGACCACGTCTCCAAACATGACGCCAAACAATTTTCCGCCAACAAATACTATGCTAACACCAGAAAATTTG ATATATCCCACTGACCAGAGTGTCAGCAGTTACAGTTCAAATCCATCTACACCTGTAAGTTCACCACCACCTTTGGCACCTTTAGCGCCTGCAAACAGTGCCGGATCTTGGACCCCTGGCGTAGTACCACCTCATCCTGGATCTCCTCATTTCCCTACTGACCATCGCACTATTCATTTG ggtAGTCGTATGGAAGAAAGACTGGACGATGCCATAAATGTTCTAAGAAATCATGCCGAAAGTCAGGCTTTAAGCTTAGCTGGTGTTCAACATTCCGCTTCAGGCATTGTACCATTGTATCATCAACATTTA gGAAGTCCCCATTCAGCTACTGCTACAGTTGGAGGTGTTCCAAATACTTACCAAACACTTTCAACATGTCAAGACAGTGATGGGCCAATCAAAATTGAAAGACTAAGCAATATCA AAAAACGGAAAGAACCTCCAGACAGTTCAGATACCAAGCCTACTAGCAGTGATCACTTGTTAGTAAATAACATCGTTAATGCCAATTCACCCCCAAACAATTcgcctataaataaaaattcaaaacgacCCCGTCGATA TTGTTCTAGTGCTGATGAAGATAATGAAGATCCATCAACTAAAGCACACAGAGAAAAAGAACGCAGACAAGCCAATAATGTCCGTGAAAG aattcgAATTCGTGACATTAACGAAGCATTAAAAGAACTTGGCAGGATGTGTATGACACACCTAAAAACCGATAAACCTCAAACTAAACTGGGTATTCTCAACATGGCTGTTGAAGTCATCATGTCATTAGAACAACAAGTTCGAG agAGAAATCTTAATCCTAAAGCCGCTTGTCTAAAGAGGAGGGAAGAAGAAAAGGCCGAAGACAATGTTGGACCAAAATTGGGACATCATTTATCGGTAGCCCAACACATGGTTGTCCAAGCACCACATTTTCCACCCATGACTTTG CCAAATAATCAAGCAGGCTTGCCTCATAATGGACCCCAGTAG
- the LOC100162653 gene encoding transcription factor E2-alpha isoform X9 produces the protein MHHYRTREDETPCGGDPYFYLRLSAGAAPYSPIKLEVDVKPEPHMTPVDCLQHGSPPADSGSAVMDTVGGCGNAAVVADIGGCGGVIVGGGAGVRCKDEGGATGIGLLALTQLDGYGGYNNKSYCHADGGAVDLQLQHDRVGDDDVDKEHSKYSYGRLIYSSPDDDSVIKHQYGGDEFTPDPARFAAQKPGSSVYNADSYYLDGTGNNSDVWTTSATAQLQSPTTYTTYTNPPNSLLTTSPNMTPNNFPPTNTMLTPENLGSRMEERLDDAINVLRNHAESQALSLAGVQHSASGIVPLYHQHLGSPHSATATVGGVPNTYQTLSTCQDSDGPIKIERLSNIKKRKEPPDSSDTKPTSSDHLLVNNIVNANSPPNNSPINKNSKRPRRYCSSADEDNEDPSTKAHREKERRQANNVRERIRIRDINEALKELGRMCMTHLKTDKPQTKLGILNMAVEVIMSLEQQVRERNLNPKAACLKRREEEKAEDNVGPKLGHHLSVAQHMVVQAPHFPPMTLPNNQAGLPHNGPQ, from the exons ATGCACCACTACCGTACCAGAGAAGACGAGACGCCCTGCGGGGGCGACCCGTATTTCTATCTCAGGCTCTCAGCCGGCGCGGCCCCTTACAGCCCCATCAAGCTCGAAGTGGACGTGAAACCCGAACCCCATATGACGCCCGTCGACTGCTTGCAACACGGTTCCCCGCCAGCCGACTCAGGTTCCGCGGTCATGGATACTGTCGGCGGTTGCGGTAATGCCGCCGTCGTGGCGGACATCGGTGGTTGTGGCGGCGTTATCGTGGGCGGCGGTGCCGGTGTCCGTTGCAAAGACGAAGGGGGCGCAACCGGAATCGGTCTGCTGGCCCTCACGCAGCTCGACGGTTACGGCGGCTACAACAATAAGTCGTACTGTCACGCCGACGGCGGCGCGGTCGACTTGCAGCTGCAGCATGACCGCGTTGGCGACGACGACGTCGACAAAGAGCACTCCAAATATTCGTACGGTCGACTGATATACTCATCGCCCGATGATGATAGTGTTATAAAACATCAG tatGGTGGTGATGAATTTACACCAGACCCAGCTAGATTTGCTGCTCAAAAACCTGGTTCATCTGTGTACAATGCTGATTCTTATTACTTGG ACGGCACTGGAAATAATAGTGATGTTTGGACAACTAGTGCTACTGCTCAACTTCAGTCTCCTACAACGTATACAACATATACCAACCCACCCAATTCGTTGCTGACCACGTCTCCAAACATGACGCCAAACAATTTTCCGCCAACAAATACTATGCTAACACCAGAAAATTTG ggtAGTCGTATGGAAGAAAGACTGGACGATGCCATAAATGTTCTAAGAAATCATGCCGAAAGTCAGGCTTTAAGCTTAGCTGGTGTTCAACATTCCGCTTCAGGCATTGTACCATTGTATCATCAACATTTA gGAAGTCCCCATTCAGCTACTGCTACAGTTGGAGGTGTTCCAAATACTTACCAAACACTTTCAACATGTCAAGACAGTGATGGGCCAATCAAAATTGAAAGACTAAGCAATATCA AAAAACGGAAAGAACCTCCAGACAGTTCAGATACCAAGCCTACTAGCAGTGATCACTTGTTAGTAAATAACATCGTTAATGCCAATTCACCCCCAAACAATTcgcctataaataaaaattcaaaacgacCCCGTCGATA TTGTTCTAGTGCTGATGAAGATAATGAAGATCCATCAACTAAAGCACACAGAGAAAAAGAACGCAGACAAGCCAATAATGTCCGTGAAAG aattcgAATTCGTGACATTAACGAAGCATTAAAAGAACTTGGCAGGATGTGTATGACACACCTAAAAACCGATAAACCTCAAACTAAACTGGGTATTCTCAACATGGCTGTTGAAGTCATCATGTCATTAGAACAACAAGTTCGAG agAGAAATCTTAATCCTAAAGCCGCTTGTCTAAAGAGGAGGGAAGAAGAAAAGGCCGAAGACAATGTTGGACCAAAATTGGGACATCATTTATCGGTAGCCCAACACATGGTTGTCCAAGCACCACATTTTCCACCCATGACTTTG CCAAATAATCAAGCAGGCTTGCCTCATAATGGACCCCAGTAG
- the LOC100162653 gene encoding transcription factor E2-alpha isoform X3, translating to MHHYRTREDETPCGGDPYFYLRLSAGAAPYSPIKLEVDVKPEPHMTPVDCLQHGSPPADSGSAVMDTVGGCGNAAVVADIGGCGGVIVGGGAGVRCKDEGGATGIGLLALTQLDGYGGYNNKSYCHADGGAVDLQLQHDRVGDDDVDKEHSKYSYGRLIYSSPDDDSVIKHQYGGDEFTPDPARFAAQKPGSSVYNADSYYLDGTGNNSDVWTTSATAQLQSPTTYTTYTNPPNSLLTTSPNMTPNNFPPTNTMLTPENLGYNTIGPNASIPPSGVSPATDGLGTSPLPPMSSLRGVPPSAPSPIAVTPSSMMYPGHNSPTIQSPGDTLVKTLASGSRMEERLDDAINVLRNHAESQALSLAGVQHSASGIVPLYHQHLGSPHSATATVGGVPNTYQTLSTCQDSDGPIKIERLSNIKKRKEPPDSSDTKPTSSDHLLVNNIVNANSPPNNSPINKNSKRPRRYCSSADEDNEDPSTKAHREKERRQANNVRERIRIRDINEALKELGRMCMTHLKTDKPQTKLGILNMAVEVIMSLEQQVRERNLNPKAACLKRREEEKAEDNVGPKLGHHLSVAQHMVVQAPHFPPMTLPNNQAGLPHNGPQ from the exons ATGCACCACTACCGTACCAGAGAAGACGAGACGCCCTGCGGGGGCGACCCGTATTTCTATCTCAGGCTCTCAGCCGGCGCGGCCCCTTACAGCCCCATCAAGCTCGAAGTGGACGTGAAACCCGAACCCCATATGACGCCCGTCGACTGCTTGCAACACGGTTCCCCGCCAGCCGACTCAGGTTCCGCGGTCATGGATACTGTCGGCGGTTGCGGTAATGCCGCCGTCGTGGCGGACATCGGTGGTTGTGGCGGCGTTATCGTGGGCGGCGGTGCCGGTGTCCGTTGCAAAGACGAAGGGGGCGCAACCGGAATCGGTCTGCTGGCCCTCACGCAGCTCGACGGTTACGGCGGCTACAACAATAAGTCGTACTGTCACGCCGACGGCGGCGCGGTCGACTTGCAGCTGCAGCATGACCGCGTTGGCGACGACGACGTCGACAAAGAGCACTCCAAATATTCGTACGGTCGACTGATATACTCATCGCCCGATGATGATAGTGTTATAAAACATCAG tatGGTGGTGATGAATTTACACCAGACCCAGCTAGATTTGCTGCTCAAAAACCTGGTTCATCTGTGTACAATGCTGATTCTTATTACTTGG ACGGCACTGGAAATAATAGTGATGTTTGGACAACTAGTGCTACTGCTCAACTTCAGTCTCCTACAACGTATACAACATATACCAACCCACCCAATTCGTTGCTGACCACGTCTCCAAACATGACGCCAAACAATTTTCCGCCAACAAATACTATGCTAACACCAGAAAATTTG GGCTATAATACTATTGGTCCAAATGCTAGTATACCTCCTAGTGGTGTTTCACCTGCTACAGATGGCCTAGGCACTTCCCCTCTACCACCTATGTCAAGTTTGCGTGGAGTTCCTCCTTCTGCACCAAGTCCAATTGCAGTTACCCCTAGCTCAATGATGTACCCAGGACATAACAGTCCCACTATTCAATCTCCCGGGGATACACTTGTCAAAACTTTAGCATCA ggtAGTCGTATGGAAGAAAGACTGGACGATGCCATAAATGTTCTAAGAAATCATGCCGAAAGTCAGGCTTTAAGCTTAGCTGGTGTTCAACATTCCGCTTCAGGCATTGTACCATTGTATCATCAACATTTA gGAAGTCCCCATTCAGCTACTGCTACAGTTGGAGGTGTTCCAAATACTTACCAAACACTTTCAACATGTCAAGACAGTGATGGGCCAATCAAAATTGAAAGACTAAGCAATATCA AAAAACGGAAAGAACCTCCAGACAGTTCAGATACCAAGCCTACTAGCAGTGATCACTTGTTAGTAAATAACATCGTTAATGCCAATTCACCCCCAAACAATTcgcctataaataaaaattcaaaacgacCCCGTCGATA TTGTTCTAGTGCTGATGAAGATAATGAAGATCCATCAACTAAAGCACACAGAGAAAAAGAACGCAGACAAGCCAATAATGTCCGTGAAAG aattcgAATTCGTGACATTAACGAAGCATTAAAAGAACTTGGCAGGATGTGTATGACACACCTAAAAACCGATAAACCTCAAACTAAACTGGGTATTCTCAACATGGCTGTTGAAGTCATCATGTCATTAGAACAACAAGTTCGAG agAGAAATCTTAATCCTAAAGCCGCTTGTCTAAAGAGGAGGGAAGAAGAAAAGGCCGAAGACAATGTTGGACCAAAATTGGGACATCATTTATCGGTAGCCCAACACATGGTTGTCCAAGCACCACATTTTCCACCCATGACTTTG CCAAATAATCAAGCAGGCTTGCCTCATAATGGACCCCAGTAG
- the LOC100162653 gene encoding transcription factor 12 isoform X2, translating into MHHYRTREDETPCGGDPYFYLRLSAGAAPYSPIKLEVDVKPEPHMTPVDCLQHGSPPADSGSAVMDTVGGCGNAAVVADIGGCGGVIVGGGAGVRCKDEGGATGIGLLALTQLDGYGGYNNKSYCHADGGAVDLQLQHDRVGDDDVDKEHSKYSYGRLIYSSPDDDSVIKHQYGGDEFTPDPARFAAQKPGSSVYNADSYYLDGTGNNSDVWTTSATAQLQSPTTYTTYTNPPNSLLTTSPNMTPNNFPPTNTMLTPENLGYNTIGPNASIPPSGVSPATDGLGTSPLPPMSSLRGVPPSAPSPIAVTPSSMMYPGHNSPTIQSPGDTLVKTLASIYPTDQSVSSYSSNPSTPVSSPPPLAPLAPANSAGSWTPGVVPPHPGSPHFPTDHRTIHLGSRMEERLDDAINVLRNHAESQALSLAGVQHSASGIVPLYHQHLGSPHSATATVGGVPNTYQTLSTCQDSDGPIKIERLSNIKKRKEPPDSSDTKPTSSDHFCSSADEDNEDPSTKAHREKERRQANNVRERIRIRDINEALKELGRMCMTHLKTDKPQTKLGILNMAVEVIMSLEQQVRERNLNPKAACLKRREEEKAEDNVGPKLGHHLSVAQHMVVQAPHFPPMTLPNNQAGLPHNGPQ; encoded by the exons ATGCACCACTACCGTACCAGAGAAGACGAGACGCCCTGCGGGGGCGACCCGTATTTCTATCTCAGGCTCTCAGCCGGCGCGGCCCCTTACAGCCCCATCAAGCTCGAAGTGGACGTGAAACCCGAACCCCATATGACGCCCGTCGACTGCTTGCAACACGGTTCCCCGCCAGCCGACTCAGGTTCCGCGGTCATGGATACTGTCGGCGGTTGCGGTAATGCCGCCGTCGTGGCGGACATCGGTGGTTGTGGCGGCGTTATCGTGGGCGGCGGTGCCGGTGTCCGTTGCAAAGACGAAGGGGGCGCAACCGGAATCGGTCTGCTGGCCCTCACGCAGCTCGACGGTTACGGCGGCTACAACAATAAGTCGTACTGTCACGCCGACGGCGGCGCGGTCGACTTGCAGCTGCAGCATGACCGCGTTGGCGACGACGACGTCGACAAAGAGCACTCCAAATATTCGTACGGTCGACTGATATACTCATCGCCCGATGATGATAGTGTTATAAAACATCAG tatGGTGGTGATGAATTTACACCAGACCCAGCTAGATTTGCTGCTCAAAAACCTGGTTCATCTGTGTACAATGCTGATTCTTATTACTTGG ACGGCACTGGAAATAATAGTGATGTTTGGACAACTAGTGCTACTGCTCAACTTCAGTCTCCTACAACGTATACAACATATACCAACCCACCCAATTCGTTGCTGACCACGTCTCCAAACATGACGCCAAACAATTTTCCGCCAACAAATACTATGCTAACACCAGAAAATTTG GGCTATAATACTATTGGTCCAAATGCTAGTATACCTCCTAGTGGTGTTTCACCTGCTACAGATGGCCTAGGCACTTCCCCTCTACCACCTATGTCAAGTTTGCGTGGAGTTCCTCCTTCTGCACCAAGTCCAATTGCAGTTACCCCTAGCTCAATGATGTACCCAGGACATAACAGTCCCACTATTCAATCTCCCGGGGATACACTTGTCAAAACTTTAGCATCA ATATATCCCACTGACCAGAGTGTCAGCAGTTACAGTTCAAATCCATCTACACCTGTAAGTTCACCACCACCTTTGGCACCTTTAGCGCCTGCAAACAGTGCCGGATCTTGGACCCCTGGCGTAGTACCACCTCATCCTGGATCTCCTCATTTCCCTACTGACCATCGCACTATTCATTTG ggtAGTCGTATGGAAGAAAGACTGGACGATGCCATAAATGTTCTAAGAAATCATGCCGAAAGTCAGGCTTTAAGCTTAGCTGGTGTTCAACATTCCGCTTCAGGCATTGTACCATTGTATCATCAACATTTA gGAAGTCCCCATTCAGCTACTGCTACAGTTGGAGGTGTTCCAAATACTTACCAAACACTTTCAACATGTCAAGACAGTGATGGGCCAATCAAAATTGAAAGACTAAGCAATATCA AAAAACGGAAAGAACCTCCAGACAGTTCAGATACCAAGCCTACTAGCAGTGATCACTT TTGTTCTAGTGCTGATGAAGATAATGAAGATCCATCAACTAAAGCACACAGAGAAAAAGAACGCAGACAAGCCAATAATGTCCGTGAAAG aattcgAATTCGTGACATTAACGAAGCATTAAAAGAACTTGGCAGGATGTGTATGACACACCTAAAAACCGATAAACCTCAAACTAAACTGGGTATTCTCAACATGGCTGTTGAAGTCATCATGTCATTAGAACAACAAGTTCGAG agAGAAATCTTAATCCTAAAGCCGCTTGTCTAAAGAGGAGGGAAGAAGAAAAGGCCGAAGACAATGTTGGACCAAAATTGGGACATCATTTATCGGTAGCCCAACACATGGTTGTCCAAGCACCACATTTTCCACCCATGACTTTG CCAAATAATCAAGCAGGCTTGCCTCATAATGGACCCCAGTAG